In Campylobacter showae, the genomic stretch CGTCTCAAATTTTATCAAATTTGGCTCTAATCAGAGTGGAAGCAAACAAATTCGGTCAAACGAGCGGCTTTATAAACGGCGCGAAAAATCTCTTTTCGGGCAAATTTTTTGAGGGCGAGGATGTTTTCCGCCACGTTGCGAGCACGCTTATAGCAAGCGGACTCAAGCTTACGTTTGCCGAGTCTTGTACGGCTGGGCTTGCCGCGGCTAAATTTGGCGCTTTTGCCGGAGTTTCGGCGGCGTTTAACGGCTCGCTAGTGACCTACGCAAACGAGATGAAACGCGACTGGCTGGGCGTTAGCGATGAGATTTTGCAAACATACGGCGCGGTGAGCGAGCAGTGCGTGATGGCGATGCTAAAAGGCGCGCTAAAGGCGAGCGAATCGGACTTTTCGCTAGCTATCAGCGGTATCGCGGGGCCTGACGGCGGTAGCGAGGCAAAGCCTGTGGGGACGGTATTTGTGGGAGCCTACGCCAAAGACGGCGAGTGCATGATCGAGAGGCTAAATTTAAACGGCGACCGCAACTACATAAGAGAGCAAAGCGCGCTGGCGGCGTATGTTTGCTTGCTAAAGCTAAAGCCTAGGATATTTTTGGCGTAAATTTTGGTCAAATTTACGTCCGCTAAAATTTAAAGTAGATGCGTTTTATTTTATTAAATTTGTAAAAAAAGCAGCGACAAATTTAAAATTTACTGCCGTTTTTCACGGGAGTAGGACAAAAAACAGCGCCGTCAGACTTAAAATTTAGCGTAAATTTAAGCCTGACGGACGAAATTTATAAAGTAAAACCGCAGATTATTTTTGATACGGCGTCGTCTTGTAGCCTTGATTTATGAGGCTACCCATACCGCCGTCAAGATTTATTATATTTAGTTCCGGCGAATCTATCATCATCGCCGCCGCAGCGCTTCTGCGCCCGCTTCTGCATATGAGCGCGACCGGTTTTTTTAGATCGACATTGGCTTTAAGCTCGTTCAAAAATCCCTCTTTATCGGTTGCGTTAAAAGTGATAGTCTTTGCGCCCTTTATCACGCCTGTTTCCATCCACTCAGCAGGTGTCCTGATATCTACGATCTGCTCGTAGTTTTTGATCGCTTCGGGACTAACTTGAACCGTAGAAATTTCCGCAAAAGCCATTGCTGCCGCCGCTCCTAAAAGTAAAATTTTTCTCATTTTCTCTCCTTAAATTTGACGGCGCGAATATTAGCACTCAATTTTAAATATTTTGTCATTCTAAAATCACTCCGGCATAAATTTTTCTTTTTTAATAATTAATATTACTTTCATCGGTCAGACGCTATAATCGCAAATCCATATCAATACAAAGGATAAAAATGAAAAAAAGTTTTTTCGCGCTTAGCTTGCTTTCAAGCTTTTTGTTTGCCGCGGAGGTAAATATCTACTCTGCGCGTCACTACGACGCCGACAGCGAGCTTTATAAGCTTTTCGAGCAAAAAACGGGCATCAAGGTAAACGCCACGCAGGCAAAAGCCGGCGAGCTAATCAAAAAGCTCGAAGTTGAAGGGGGTAGCTCCGCGGCGGATATCTTTATCACCGCAGACGCTGGAAATTTCTACACCGCAAAGACTAAAGGCGTGTTGCAAGCGGTCAAATCAGAAACTCTGGAAAAAATCGTACCACAGCAGTATAGAGACAACGACAGCCAGTGGTTTGCTATCTCAAAACGCGCTAGAGTCATCGTTTATGATAAAAGAGACTTCAATCCTAAAGGCATCAAGGACTACGAAGATCTAGCAAAACCGGAGCTAAAAGGCAAACTGTTAATCAGAAGCGCGACGGCTCCGTATAGCAAGTCGCTGCTAGCTGCTATCATCGAGGCTGACGGCAAAGACGCGGCTACTAAATGGGCGGAAGGCACGCTAAAAAATCTAGCCCGCGATCCAAAAGGCGGCGATAGGGATCAGGCTAAGGCCATCTACGCTGGTGAGGGCGACGTAGCGGTTATGAACACCTACTACATAGGCCTCATGCTAACCTCTCCAAAAGCCGAAGACGTGGAGGCTGCGAAAAATTTGGGTATAATTTTTCCAAATCAGGACAATCGCGGCACGCACGTAAATATCAGCGGTATCGCGCTAACAAAGGCTGCTAAAAATAAAGAAAACGCAGTTAAATTTATGGAGTTTATGGTGAGCCCTGAGGCGCAAAAGATACTTGCGGGTATAAATTTCGAGTATCCGATCAACGCAGAGGTCGAGCCTAGCGACATCGTAAAAGGCTTTGGTAAATTTAAAGAAGACTCCACTCCG encodes the following:
- a CDS encoding rhodanese-like domain-containing protein — translated: MRKILLLGAAAAMAFAEISTVQVSPEAIKNYEQIVDIRTPAEWMETGVIKGAKTITFNATDKEGFLNELKANVDLKKPVALICRSGRRSAAAAMMIDSPELNIINLDGGMGSLINQGYKTTPYQK
- a CDS encoding Fe(3+) ABC transporter substrate-binding protein; translation: MKKSFFALSLLSSFLFAAEVNIYSARHYDADSELYKLFEQKTGIKVNATQAKAGELIKKLEVEGGSSAADIFITADAGNFYTAKTKGVLQAVKSETLEKIVPQQYRDNDSQWFAISKRARVIVYDKRDFNPKGIKDYEDLAKPELKGKLLIRSATAPYSKSLLAAIIEADGKDAATKWAEGTLKNLARDPKGGDRDQAKAIYAGEGDVAVMNTYYIGLMLTSPKAEDVEAAKNLGIIFPNQDNRGTHVNISGIALTKAAKNKENAVKFMEFMVSPEAQKILAGINFEYPINAEVEPSDIVKGFGKFKEDSTPLYKSVQNTNEAIKIYDVAGWK
- a CDS encoding CinA family protein yields the protein MKNALLIIGEDIGVNAPFLDYIFCAYKRHFGELGEFRFVSRSDKELPFIIEHLCARSDSLCIYASSQNCSVAAKILATLSGDILELKSPQTLAPSRAEKFSDDGFLIKLNQTYVNLLKADANQKLPAIDIKTQRDFGYFHLVDIDEESAKILLEPLAKTYEVQIYSSQILSNLALIRVEANKFGQTSGFINGAKNLFSGKFFEGEDVFRHVASTLIASGLKLTFAESCTAGLAAAKFGAFAGVSAAFNGSLVTYANEMKRDWLGVSDEILQTYGAVSEQCVMAMLKGALKASESDFSLAISGIAGPDGGSEAKPVGTVFVGAYAKDGECMIERLNLNGDRNYIREQSALAAYVCLLKLKPRIFLA